In Rouxiella sp. WC2420, the following proteins share a genomic window:
- the cpxR gene encoding envelope stress response regulator transcription factor CpxR, translated as MNKILLVDDDRELTSLLKELLEIEGFSVVVAYDGEQALEKLDSSIGLLLLDVMMPKKNGIETLKELRQRHQTPVIMLTARGSELDKVLGLELGADDYLPKPFNDRELVARIRAMLRRSNWSEQQQAGETNSSPTLEVDGLQLNPGRQEASFDGQPLDLTGTEFTLLYLLAKHLGQVVSREHLSQEVLGKRLTPFDRAIDMHISNLRRKLPDRQDGHPWFKTLRGRGYLMVSAT; from the coding sequence ATGAATAAAATTTTGTTAGTTGATGACGATCGTGAACTGACTTCACTTTTGAAAGAATTGTTAGAAATCGAAGGATTTAGCGTTGTGGTTGCCTACGACGGCGAGCAGGCGCTGGAGAAGCTCGACAGCAGCATCGGGCTTTTACTGCTCGATGTCATGATGCCGAAGAAAAACGGCATTGAGACATTAAAAGAACTGCGCCAGCGTCATCAAACGCCGGTAATCATGTTAACAGCCCGTGGAAGCGAGCTGGACAAAGTGCTGGGCCTCGAACTTGGCGCAGACGACTACTTGCCTAAGCCATTTAACGATCGCGAGCTGGTAGCGCGCATCAGGGCCATGCTGCGCCGCTCAAACTGGAGCGAGCAACAGCAGGCCGGCGAAACCAACAGTTCACCGACTCTCGAGGTTGATGGTCTTCAGCTTAACCCTGGTCGCCAGGAAGCCAGCTTTGACGGGCAGCCGCTCGACTTGACCGGCACCGAATTTACCCTGCTGTATCTGTTGGCAAAACACTTAGGCCAAGTGGTTTCACGCGAGCATCTAAGCCAGGAAGTATTGGGCAAACGCCTGACGCCATTCGACCGCGCCATTGATATGCATATTTCCAACCTGCGCCGCAAACTGCCGGATCGCCAGGATGGACACCCATGGTTTAAAACGCTGCGTGGCCGCGGCTATCTGATGGTATCAGCTACATGA
- the cpxA gene encoding envelope stress sensor histidine kinase CpxA, translated as MINSLTARIFAIFWFTLALVLMLVLMVPKLDSRQLTPLLDSEQRQGLMIEQHVEAELAGDPANDLMWWRRLFRAIDKWAPPGQRLLLVTSEGRVIGAQRNEMQIVRNFIGQSDNSDRPKKKKYGRVEMVGPFAVRDGEDNYQLYLIRPAGSAQSDFINLMFDRPLLLLIVTMLISAPLLLWLAWSLAKPARQLKNAADDVARGNLKQHPELESGPQEFLATGVSFNQMVSALERMMTAQQRLISDISHELRTPLTRLQLATALLRRRHGEGKELQRIEMEAQRLDGMINDLLVLSRSQHKNELTREQLKANELWADVIDNAQFEAEQVGKTLEVTAPPGPWRLIGNPNALDSALENIVRNALRYSHQHIALNFTADSDGVTIMVDDDGPGVSEEDREQIFRPFYRTDEARDRESGGTGLGLAIVETAVQQHRGWVRAEDSPLGGLRLIIWLPLQQR; from the coding sequence ATGATCAACAGCCTTACAGCGCGTATTTTTGCCATTTTCTGGTTTACCCTCGCGCTGGTGCTCATGTTGGTGTTGATGGTACCCAAGCTCGACTCTCGTCAGTTGACCCCGTTGCTCGACAGTGAACAGCGGCAAGGGCTGATGATTGAACAACACGTTGAAGCCGAGCTTGCAGGCGATCCGGCGAATGACCTGATGTGGTGGCGCCGACTGTTTCGCGCTATCGACAAATGGGCGCCGCCGGGCCAGCGTTTGCTGCTGGTCACCAGTGAAGGCCGGGTGATTGGGGCGCAACGCAATGAAATGCAGATTGTGCGTAACTTTATCGGCCAGTCTGACAACTCCGATCGCCCCAAGAAAAAGAAATACGGTCGCGTAGAGATGGTCGGGCCTTTTGCCGTGCGTGATGGCGAAGATAACTACCAGCTGTACCTTATCCGTCCAGCAGGCAGCGCCCAGTCCGACTTTATCAACCTGATGTTTGACCGTCCGCTGCTGCTGCTGATTGTCACCATGTTAATCAGTGCTCCGCTGCTGCTCTGGCTGGCCTGGAGCCTGGCGAAACCGGCGCGTCAGTTAAAAAATGCCGCCGACGATGTGGCGCGCGGTAATCTTAAACAGCATCCAGAGCTGGAATCCGGCCCGCAGGAATTTTTGGCTACCGGTGTCAGCTTTAACCAGATGGTTAGTGCGCTTGAACGTATGATGACCGCGCAACAGCGGCTGATTTCTGATATCTCTCACGAATTACGTACCCCTCTGACTCGCTTACAGCTGGCTACGGCGTTATTACGTCGCCGCCACGGAGAAGGCAAAGAGTTGCAGCGTATCGAAATGGAAGCCCAGCGGCTGGACGGCATGATCAACGATCTGCTGGTGTTGTCACGCAGTCAGCACAAAAACGAGCTGACACGCGAACAATTGAAAGCCAATGAACTTTGGGCTGATGTCATTGATAACGCACAGTTTGAAGCCGAACAAGTTGGCAAGACTCTTGAAGTCACCGCCCCTCCGGGTCCTTGGAGGCTGATTGGTAATCCGAATGCCCTGGACAGCGCGCTGGAAAACATCGTGCGTAACGCCTTGCGCTATTCACATCAACACATTGCGCTGAATTTCACGGCGGACAGCGATGGCGTCACCATCATGGTCGATGACGATGGTCCAGGCGTGAGCGAAGAAGATCGCGAACAGATTTTCCGTCCGTTCTACCGTACCGATGAAGCCCGCGATCGCGAGTCTGGCGGTACCGGCCTGGGGCTGGCAATCGTTGAAACGGCGGTGCAGCAACATCGGGGTTGGGTAAGAGCCGAGGACAGCCCTTTGGGCGGTCTACGTCTGATTATTTGGTTGCCGCTGCAACAACGGTGA
- the trmL gene encoding tRNA (uridine(34)/cytosine(34)/5-carboxymethylaminomethyluridine(34)-2'-O)-methyltransferase TrmL yields the protein MLNIVLFEPEIPPNTGNIIRLCANTGCQLHLIKPMGFAWDDKRLRRAGLDYHEFTNIKHHENYDAFLASEAPQRLFALTTKGTPAHSAVSYQDNDYLLFGPESRGLPATILDNLPPEHKIRIPMQPDSRSMNLSNAVSVVVYEAWRQLGYPGAVIKELPKEA from the coding sequence ATGCTTAACATTGTTTTATTTGAACCAGAAATCCCACCAAACACCGGCAATATTATTCGCCTATGCGCCAACACTGGCTGCCAGCTGCATCTGATTAAACCAATGGGTTTTGCCTGGGATGACAAACGCCTGCGTCGCGCTGGTCTGGATTATCACGAATTTACCAACATCAAGCATCATGAAAACTATGACGCTTTTTTAGCGAGTGAAGCGCCACAACGCCTGTTTGCTCTGACCACCAAAGGCACACCGGCACACAGCGCCGTGTCTTATCAGGACAATGACTATTTGCTGTTTGGTCCGGAAAGTCGCGGCCTGCCTGCCACCATTCTCGATAATCTGCCGCCCGAGCATAAAATCCGCATCCCAATGCAGCCAGACAGCCGCAGCATGAACCTGTCGAACGCCGTTTCTGTAGTGGTATATGAAGCTTGGAGACAACTGGGCTACCCTGGTGCAGTGATTAAAGAGCTGCCAAAGGAAGCGTAA
- the cysE gene encoding serine O-acetyltransferase, giving the protein MSSEELELVWNNIKSEARALAECEPMLASFFHSTLLKHETLGSALSYILANKLGSPIMPAIAIREVVEEAYRNDEQMTLSAARDILAVHSRDAAVDKYSTPLLYLKGFHALQAYRIGNWLWKQDRQALAVYFQNQISVTFGVDIHPAARIGCGIMLDHATGIVIGETAVVENDVSILQSVTLGGTGKTVGDRHPKIREGVMIGAGAKILGNIEVGAGAKIGANSVVLQSIPPHVTAAGVPARIVGRPESEKPSMDMNQYFNGTQGFEFGDGI; this is encoded by the coding sequence ATGTCGTCAGAAGAGTTGGAACTGGTGTGGAACAACATTAAATCAGAAGCGAGAGCACTGGCTGAGTGTGAACCTATGCTGGCGAGCTTTTTCCATTCGACATTGCTCAAGCACGAAACCCTCGGGAGTGCGCTGAGCTATATTCTTGCCAACAAGTTGGGCAGCCCAATTATGCCTGCTATCGCCATTCGTGAAGTAGTCGAAGAGGCTTACCGTAACGACGAGCAGATGACCCTGTCGGCAGCGCGCGATATTCTTGCCGTGCATTCCCGCGATGCTGCGGTCGATAAATATTCAACGCCGCTGCTTTATCTTAAAGGTTTCCATGCGTTGCAGGCTTACCGCATCGGCAACTGGCTGTGGAAGCAGGATCGTCAGGCGCTGGCGGTATATTTCCAGAATCAAATCTCTGTGACCTTTGGCGTAGATATCCACCCTGCGGCACGAATCGGCTGTGGGATCATGCTCGATCATGCCACCGGCATTGTGATCGGCGAAACCGCAGTGGTTGAAAATGACGTCTCTATTCTGCAATCCGTTACTCTGGGCGGTACCGGTAAGACAGTAGGCGATCGTCATCCAAAAATCCGTGAAGGGGTGATGATTGGCGCAGGAGCGAAGATTCTGGGCAATATCGAAGTGGGTGCCGGGGCAAAAATTGGTGCTAATTCGGTTGTGTTGCAGTCAATACCGCCGCACGTCACGGCAGCAGGTGTTCCAGCACGGATTGTTGGTCGTCCAGAAAGCGAAAAACCTTCAATGGACATGAACCAGTACTTCAACGGCACTCAAGGATTCGAGTTCGGCGACGGTATCTAA